A genomic segment from Dietzia psychralcaliphila encodes:
- a CDS encoding ATP-dependent 6-phosphofructokinase has translation MRIGVLTAGGDCPGLNAVIRALVRTANSEYDSPVLGFQDGWSGLVHDRAVPLFDDEGIDRILLRGGTILGTGRLNPDILRGSLPEIRATIARHSLDALVAIGGDGTLKAARWLTENGIPVVGVPKTIDNDVGGTDYTFGFDTAVSIASDAIDRLHTTAESHERVMLVEVMGRHAGWIALHAGLASGAHMIVIPEVPFDIDYVCKVMKRRFQMGEAYGICVVAEGATPVEGSGMALREGGTDQFGHEVFTGVADQMAAAIAERMNRDVRTTVLGHIQRGGTPTAYDRVLATRFGVHAAHAVHRGDFGQIVALRGECIEMVPVEEAVAVLKTVPEDRYREAACLFG, from the coding sequence GTGCGCATCGGCGTTCTCACCGCAGGCGGAGACTGTCCCGGACTCAACGCGGTCATCCGCGCGTTGGTGCGGACCGCCAATTCCGAGTACGACTCACCGGTCCTGGGTTTCCAGGACGGGTGGTCCGGGCTGGTCCACGACCGTGCGGTCCCTCTGTTCGACGACGAGGGGATCGACCGGATCCTGTTGCGCGGGGGCACGATCCTCGGGACGGGCAGGCTCAACCCGGACATCCTCAGGGGGAGCCTGCCGGAGATCCGGGCGACCATCGCGCGTCACTCCCTCGATGCGCTGGTCGCGATCGGCGGCGACGGGACACTCAAGGCGGCGCGGTGGCTGACCGAGAACGGCATCCCGGTGGTCGGCGTCCCCAAGACCATCGACAACGACGTGGGCGGAACCGACTACACCTTCGGTTTCGACACCGCCGTCTCGATAGCCTCCGACGCCATCGATCGGCTGCACACCACCGCGGAGTCCCACGAGCGGGTCATGCTGGTCGAGGTCATGGGGCGGCATGCCGGGTGGATCGCCCTCCACGCCGGACTCGCCTCCGGAGCTCACATGATCGTCATCCCCGAGGTGCCGTTCGACATCGACTACGTGTGCAAGGTGATGAAGCGCCGCTTCCAGATGGGTGAGGCGTACGGGATCTGCGTGGTCGCGGAGGGTGCCACACCCGTCGAGGGCTCGGGGATGGCGTTGCGGGAGGGCGGGACCGACCAGTTCGGCCACGAGGTGTTCACGGGTGTCGCCGACCAGATGGCGGCGGCGATCGCCGAACGGATGAACCGCGATGTCCGCACCACGGTGCTGGGGCACATCCAGCGCGGCGGTACGCCCACCGCCTACGACCGTGTGCTGGCCACCCGCTTCGGCGTCCACGCGGCGCATGCGGTGCACCGAGGGGATTTCGGTCAGATCGTCGCGCTGCGCGGGGAGTGCATCGAGATGGTGCCGGTCGAGGAGGCCGTCGCCGTGCTCAAGACCGTTCCGGAGGACCGCTACCGCGAGGCCGCCTGCCTCTTCGGCTAG
- a CDS encoding DHA2 family efflux MFS transporter permease subunit: MTKVPERDAWKALTALVIGFFMILVDQTIVAVATEAFATQLGATTNQVIWVTSAYLLAYVVPLLFTGRLGDQIGPRAVSIAGLVLFTGASLWCGLAGSIETLIVARVFQGLGAALLTPQSLSVITRVFAPERRGAAMGTWGAVAGIASVVGPVLGGVLIDAFDWRAIFFVNIPFGILAVVLVWRWVPKLETRSHSYDGPGIMLSALGMFLLVFGIQQGESHGWGGTTLALIIAGTAGIAVFVWWQSRVRTEPLVPLRLFRDRNFSIGTFGVSTIGFVTAGTMVPLMFYLQGVKDLSPTRAGLMLLPMALIAGVLAPVVGRWADRIDPRLFTGIGYFSYAISLFWLALVMDSQTSIPVLLGPIALMGVANGCVWAPTSSTAMRRLELASAGAGSGVYNTTRQVGAVLGSAAIGALMQARLVVHGDVGQAVADAMYLPAVVVLLGGLATMAFRTGEQSPEAGAVSRSRP; the protein is encoded by the coding sequence GTGACCAAGGTCCCCGAGAGGGACGCGTGGAAGGCACTGACGGCGCTCGTCATCGGGTTCTTCATGATCCTGGTGGATCAGACGATCGTCGCGGTCGCCACCGAGGCCTTCGCCACCCAGCTCGGTGCGACGACCAACCAGGTCATCTGGGTGACCAGCGCCTATCTGCTGGCCTACGTCGTACCGCTGCTGTTCACGGGTCGCCTGGGTGACCAGATAGGGCCCCGCGCGGTCTCGATCGCGGGACTGGTCCTGTTCACGGGCGCCTCTCTGTGGTGTGGGCTCGCGGGCAGCATCGAGACTCTTATCGTCGCGAGGGTCTTCCAGGGACTCGGCGCCGCGCTGCTCACGCCGCAGTCGCTCAGCGTGATCACCAGGGTCTTCGCGCCGGAGCGTCGCGGGGCGGCCATGGGGACGTGGGGGGCGGTCGCGGGCATCGCCTCGGTCGTCGGGCCCGTGTTGGGTGGTGTCCTCATCGACGCGTTCGACTGGCGTGCGATCTTCTTCGTCAACATCCCCTTCGGCATCCTGGCCGTGGTCCTGGTGTGGCGGTGGGTCCCGAAGCTCGAGACCCGGTCGCACTCCTACGACGGACCGGGCATCATGCTGTCGGCCCTGGGCATGTTCCTGCTGGTGTTCGGCATCCAACAGGGCGAGTCCCACGGCTGGGGTGGCACCACACTCGCGCTCATCATCGCCGGGACGGCGGGTATCGCGGTGTTCGTCTGGTGGCAGTCGCGCGTCCGCACGGAGCCGCTGGTGCCTCTACGCCTGTTCCGGGACCGCAACTTCTCGATCGGCACCTTCGGCGTCTCCACCATCGGGTTCGTCACCGCCGGCACCATGGTCCCGCTGATGTTCTATCTCCAGGGTGTCAAGGACCTCAGCCCCACGCGCGCGGGTCTGATGCTGCTGCCGATGGCGCTGATCGCGGGCGTCCTCGCCCCGGTGGTCGGGCGCTGGGCCGACAGGATCGACCCGCGTCTGTTCACGGGGATCGGCTACTTCTCCTACGCCATCTCCCTGTTCTGGCTGGCGCTGGTCATGGACTCGCAGACCTCGATCCCCGTGCTGCTCGGACCCATCGCACTGATGGGGGTGGCCAACGGGTGTGTCTGGGCACCCACGTCGTCCACCGCGATGCGCCGCCTCGAGCTCGCCTCCGCCGGAGCCGGCTCGGGGGTCTACAACACGACCCGTCAGGTGGGCGCCGTCCTGGGTTCGGCCGCGATCGGCGCGTTGATGCAAGCACGGCTGGTCGTACACGGCGACGTCGGACAGGCCGTGGCGGACGCCATGTACCTGCCCGCCGTGGTCGTCCTGCTCGGTGGTCTCGCCACCATGGCATTTCGTACCGGTGAACAGTCGCCGGAGGCCGGCGCGGTGAGCAGGTCCCGGCCCTAG
- the gatA gene encoding Asp-tRNA(Asn)/Glu-tRNA(Gln) amidotransferase subunit GatA gives MSSLTNSTAAELAGRIAAREVSSEEVTRAHLDRIAEVDGEINAFLHVGADEALEAARTVDTRLAAGEELGPLAGVPVALKDVFTTTDAPTTCGSRMLEGYRSPYDATVTARLREAGIPILGKTNMDEFAMGSSTENSAYGPTRNPWDPSRTPGGSGGGSAAALASHQAPIAIGTDTGGSIRQPAALTATVGVKPTYGTVSRYGLVACASSLDQGGPCGRTVEDTALLHQVIAGHDPRDSTSLDVAIPDMVRAAREGAKGDLSGVRVGVVAEFAGEGYQPGVEASFRDSVDTLRDLGAEVVEVSCPNFRYALPAYYLILPSEVSSNLARFDAMRYGLRVGDGSADQVMAASREAGFGPEVKRRIMLGTYALSAGYYDAFYGQAQKVRTLIARDFDAAYEKVDVLVSPTTPTTAFPLGDKVEDPVAMYQFDLCTLPLNLAGHCGMSVPSGLVDGLPAGLQIMAPALADDRLYRVGAAFEAARGPIA, from the coding sequence ATGAGCTCGCTCACCAACTCCACCGCCGCGGAACTGGCCGGCCGGATCGCCGCGCGGGAGGTGTCCTCGGAGGAGGTCACCCGTGCTCACCTCGACCGGATCGCCGAGGTCGACGGTGAGATCAACGCCTTCCTGCACGTCGGCGCGGACGAGGCGCTCGAGGCCGCCCGCACCGTCGACACCCGTCTCGCCGCCGGCGAGGAACTCGGCCCGCTGGCCGGGGTCCCGGTCGCGCTCAAGGACGTCTTCACCACCACCGACGCCCCGACGACCTGTGGTTCCCGGATGCTCGAGGGGTACCGGTCCCCGTACGACGCCACGGTCACCGCCAGGCTGCGCGAGGCGGGCATCCCGATCCTCGGCAAGACGAACATGGACGAGTTCGCCATGGGGTCCTCGACCGAGAACTCCGCGTACGGCCCGACCCGCAATCCGTGGGACCCCAGCCGCACCCCCGGTGGGTCCGGCGGTGGTTCCGCCGCGGCCCTGGCGTCCCACCAGGCCCCGATCGCCATCGGCACCGACACCGGCGGTTCCATCCGTCAGCCGGCCGCGCTCACCGCCACGGTCGGTGTGAAGCCCACCTACGGCACCGTGTCCCGCTACGGTCTCGTGGCCTGTGCGTCGTCGCTCGACCAGGGCGGACCGTGTGGTCGCACGGTCGAGGACACAGCGCTCCTGCACCAGGTGATCGCGGGGCACGACCCGCGCGATTCCACCAGCCTCGACGTCGCGATCCCGGACATGGTCCGGGCGGCCCGCGAGGGCGCGAAGGGCGATCTGTCCGGTGTCCGCGTGGGAGTCGTGGCCGAGTTCGCCGGCGAGGGCTACCAACCGGGGGTCGAGGCGTCGTTCCGGGACTCGGTGGATACCCTGCGGGATTTGGGAGCGGAGGTGGTCGAGGTCTCGTGCCCGAACTTCCGCTACGCACTGCCCGCCTACTACCTGATCCTGCCCTCGGAGGTGTCCAGCAACCTGGCCCGGTTCGACGCCATGCGGTACGGCCTGCGGGTCGGTGACGGTTCGGCCGATCAGGTCATGGCGGCGAGCCGCGAAGCCGGGTTCGGCCCCGAGGTCAAGCGCCGCATCATGCTGGGGACCTACGCCCTGTCCGCCGGGTACTACGACGCCTTCTACGGTCAGGCACAGAAGGTGCGCACACTCATCGCGCGCGACTTCGACGCTGCGTACGAGAAGGTGGACGTCCTGGTGTCTCCCACCACCCCGACGACCGCGTTCCCGCTGGGTGACAAGGTCGAGGACCCGGTCGCCATGTACCAGTTCGACCTCTGCACACTCCCGCTCAACCTCGCCGGGCACTGCGGTATGTCCGTTCCGTCCGGGCTCGTGGACGGACTCCCGGCCGGCCTGCAGATCATGGCCCCGGCGCTGGCCGACGACCGCCTGTACCGGGTGGGTGCCGCCTTCGAGGCCGCGAGAGGCCCGATCGCGTGA
- the gatC gene encoding Asp-tRNA(Asn)/Glu-tRNA(Gln) amidotransferase subunit GatC: MTSISRGDVAHLARLSRLELSDSELDSFARQLTDILDHVQAVSEVAADDVPAMSHPTAISNVYRADVVTPGLTPEQALDQAPAADQQRFEVPQILGEEA, from the coding sequence GTGACCTCGATCTCACGCGGGGACGTCGCGCATCTGGCCAGGCTCTCCCGCCTGGAACTGAGCGACTCCGAGCTGGATTCGTTCGCGCGACAGCTCACCGACATCCTCGACCACGTGCAGGCCGTGTCCGAGGTCGCAGCGGACGACGTCCCGGCGATGAGCCATCCCACCGCGATCTCCAACGTGTACCGCGCCGACGTCGTCACCCCGGGTCTGACCCCGGAACAGGCGCTCGACCAGGCGCCCGCAGCGGACCAGCAGCGCTTCGAGGTCCCGCAGATCCTGGGGGAGGAGGCATGA
- a CDS encoding amino acid-binding protein has translation MSYLLRVLLPDRPGSLGSLAVALGTAGADIISLDVVDRFDGVAVDDIVVNVPHGTFPDTLITAAEQLDGVMVDSLRPFGGILDAHRELELIDAVAGAGAGADQMLADELPAALRLGWALVVEETADGCRLIARGSAAPMWDGGRVDAVRHLDRATALEDDLPVEWTSLDTAIAAAPLSSGHVLVVGRPGGPSFRPSEIARLGYLTGILRSLNAG, from the coding sequence ATGTCTTATCTGCTCCGCGTCTTGCTGCCCGATCGACCGGGCAGCCTCGGCTCCCTGGCGGTCGCCCTGGGAACCGCCGGCGCGGACATCATCAGCCTCGACGTGGTGGACCGGTTCGACGGTGTGGCCGTGGACGACATCGTGGTGAACGTCCCCCACGGGACCTTCCCCGACACCTTGATCACCGCGGCCGAACAACTCGACGGGGTGATGGTCGATTCGTTGCGCCCGTTCGGCGGGATCCTCGACGCGCACCGCGAACTCGAGCTCATCGACGCCGTGGCGGGAGCGGGCGCCGGTGCCGACCAGATGCTCGCCGACGAGCTGCCCGCGGCGCTGCGCCTCGGGTGGGCGCTCGTGGTGGAGGAGACGGCAGACGGATGCCGCCTGATCGCGCGCGGCTCCGCCGCACCGATGTGGGACGGGGGCCGGGTCGATGCGGTACGTCACCTCGATCGGGCCACCGCGCTGGAAGACGACCTGCCGGTGGAATGGACCTCGCTGGACACCGCGATCGCGGCGGCACCGCTCTCGTCCGGTCACGTTCTCGTGGTCGGTCGGCCGGGCGGGCCGTCGTTCCGGCCGTCAGAGATCGCCCGGCTCGGTTACCTCACCGGTATCCTCCGGTCGCTCAACGCCGGTTGA